In Hydrogenovibrio thermophilus, the following are encoded in one genomic region:
- a CDS encoding ABC transporter substrate-binding protein, whose protein sequence is MASSNFGRRDFLKAAAAMSATAAIPGLFPGVANAARTNELNILVWEGYNSDNVLDPFRREFDTKVSAENVISDPDAVNKLRAGETKVWDLINLNNPWARELLYPEGLIKPLDQERFKPYFDKMMDEFKWPYKWAMSLDGKDLLGMTQRFGPLSFVVNTDVISRPMAEDQGFNLFMDPKMKGRYGILTWANWNIYHMCITAGFSPFKKHTKEEMQKFKEVATYIFKNAKMASDDHLAMNQALITGEIDAYFTGGTYSCSVARYDGFSNVRGITPKEGPINGKGGIVWVEVTSIVNNPNLSTKAEDFLEYVQRPDVSKNVAFAEGSHNPVTQMGIPEVMNAFTKKELDAIQFDSLEWELEHCADYDVNPDYAEMLELYTAARREAKG, encoded by the coding sequence ATGGCAAGTTCTAATTTTGGAAGACGTGATTTTCTGAAAGCTGCAGCGGCAATGTCGGCGACGGCGGCAATTCCAGGGTTGTTTCCAGGGGTGGCGAATGCCGCTCGTACCAACGAATTGAATATTTTGGTGTGGGAAGGTTACAACTCGGACAATGTTCTAGACCCGTTTCGTCGTGAGTTCGACACCAAAGTGTCGGCGGAAAACGTCATTTCCGACCCGGATGCCGTGAATAAACTGCGCGCCGGCGAAACCAAGGTATGGGATTTGATTAACCTGAACAACCCCTGGGCACGGGAGCTTCTCTATCCGGAAGGATTGATCAAGCCGTTGGATCAGGAACGCTTTAAACCCTATTTCGACAAGATGATGGACGAGTTCAAATGGCCGTATAAGTGGGCGATGAGTCTGGACGGTAAAGACCTGTTGGGGATGACGCAACGTTTCGGGCCTTTGTCTTTTGTGGTCAATACCGATGTGATTTCGCGTCCGATGGCCGAAGATCAGGGGTTTAACCTGTTTATGGATCCGAAGATGAAAGGACGTTACGGGATTTTGACCTGGGCGAACTGGAACATTTATCACATGTGTATTACGGCCGGCTTCTCGCCGTTTAAAAAACACACCAAAGAAGAAATGCAGAAGTTCAAGGAAGTGGCCACTTACATCTTTAAAAACGCCAAGATGGCGTCGGATGACCATTTGGCGATGAACCAGGCTTTGATTACCGGCGAGATTGACGCTTACTTCACCGGCGGAACCTATTCGTGCTCCGTGGCGCGTTATGACGGCTTCTCGAATGTTCGTGGCATCACGCCGAAAGAAGGGCCGATTAATGGCAAAGGTGGGATTGTCTGGGTGGAAGTAACCTCCATCGTCAATAACCCGAACCTGTCCACGAAAGCCGAAGATTTCTTGGAGTATGTCCAAAGACCGGATGTGTCCAAAAATGTGGCGTTTGCGGAAGGGTCCCATAACCCGGTTACTCAAATGGGGATTCCGGAAGTCATGAACGCCTTCACCAAGAAAGAATTGGATGCGATTCAGTTCGACAGCCTGGAGTGGGAGTTGGAGCATTGCGCCGATTACGACGTGAACCCGGATTACGCCGAAATGCTGGAGTTGTACACGGCCGCGCGTCGTGAAGCGAAAGGATAA
- a CDS encoding ABC transporter ATP-binding protein encodes MDQETILKLKDVDKFFNDFVAVDRINLDVKDGEFFTIVGPSGSGKTTMIRMLVGMDKPTNGEISLRGKVINDVPANKRPTCMVFQSLALFPHKTVGENIEFPMKIKGELKNYRKARAIELLEQLHLSESYYDKMITECSGGERQRVALARALAFDPEILFFDEPLSALDYRLRKTLEKELKDIQRKTGKTFIYITHSLEEAMVMSDRIGIMRRGRLIQVGTPEEIYNSPVNGFVAQFMGEVNQFEVDVRGDELADSKMLATYRSPNPAYDNSSGILIVRPEDMRLLSPEDTAENELEGTLVNQYSLGSRTQYQVMVNGKTLLVEMLGAGVDVSEGDEVKVGWSTDSAILLKE; translated from the coding sequence ATGGATCAAGAAACGATTCTGAAGTTAAAAGACGTCGACAAATTCTTTAACGATTTTGTGGCGGTCGACCGAATCAATCTCGATGTGAAAGACGGTGAATTTTTCACCATCGTCGGGCCGTCGGGCAGTGGGAAAACCACCATGATTCGTATGTTGGTCGGCATGGACAAACCGACAAATGGCGAAATTTCGCTGCGAGGCAAGGTCATCAACGACGTGCCGGCCAATAAACGGCCGACCTGCATGGTGTTCCAGTCGCTGGCCCTGTTTCCACATAAAACGGTCGGTGAAAACATCGAGTTCCCAATGAAAATCAAGGGCGAACTCAAGAATTACCGCAAGGCACGAGCCATCGAGTTGCTCGAGCAATTGCACCTGTCGGAAAGTTATTACGACAAGATGATTACCGAATGTTCGGGCGGGGAAAGACAACGTGTCGCCCTGGCGCGTGCCCTGGCATTCGACCCGGAGATTCTGTTCTTCGACGAACCTTTGTCGGCACTGGATTACCGTCTACGTAAGACGCTGGAAAAAGAGCTGAAAGACATTCAACGTAAGACCGGCAAAACCTTTATTTACATCACCCACTCATTGGAAGAGGCGATGGTGATGAGTGACCGCATCGGCATTATGCGCCGCGGTCGACTGATTCAAGTGGGCACGCCCGAAGAAATCTACAACAGCCCGGTGAACGGCTTTGTGGCGCAGTTCATGGGTGAGGTCAATCAATTTGAAGTGGACGTGCGCGGCGACGAACTGGCCGACTCGAAAATGTTGGCGACCTACCGTTCGCCGAATCCGGCTTACGACAATTCTTCGGGCATTCTGATTGTGCGTCCGGAAGACATGCGTTTGCTGTCGCCGGAAGACACGGCGGAAAACGAATTGGAAGGCACGTTGGTGAACCAGTATTCGCTGGGCTCACGCACCCAATATCAAGTGATGGTCAACGGCAAGACGCTGCTGGTGGAAATGCTTGGTGCCGGTGTTGATGTATCCGAAGGGGATGAGGTTAAGGTGGGTTGGTCCACCGACAGCGCCATCCTGTTGAAAGAATAA